The following are encoded in a window of Armatimonadota bacterium genomic DNA:
- a CDS encoding sulfatase — MRIVYFDLDTLRPDHLGCYGYHRNTSPNIDSIAARGIRFENYYTSDAPCLPSRSALFTGRFGIHTGVVGHGGTAADPYIEGAERRFKSAASATAWMSMLRKAGFRTISISPFAERHSAWWFYTGFCEMINTGKSGLERADEITPFALDWIKRNGTKDNWFLQINFWDPHTPYRTPLNYGNPFENESPPSWMTEEIIQTHRASYGPHSACEPIHFDEPRDYPFPRVPTSIRSLSDWKRWIDGYDVGIKYMDDHIGQILDCLSHLGVLDETIVIVSSDHGESLGELNVYGDHQTADLTTCRIPMIIKWPGMKEGVVDRELHYNLDLPSTMMEILSEDPPPIWDGQSYASTLKTGAPAGRPYLVLSQCAWSCQRAVRFGPWLMIRTYHDGMKNFPPRMLFNVENDPHELHNLADRRPEIVNEAQKILDEWHAEMMTSATHPVDPLWTVMKEGGPFHTRGELSNYCRRLRETGREMHAEKLEKQYGSQ, encoded by the coding sequence TTGAGAATTGTATACTTTGACCTAGATACTTTACGCCCAGATCATCTCGGATGCTACGGCTACCACAGAAATACATCGCCAAATATAGACAGCATCGCCGCCAGGGGCATCCGATTCGAGAACTACTACACTTCCGATGCCCCGTGCCTGCCTTCGAGGTCGGCTCTTTTTACGGGAAGATTCGGCATACATACCGGAGTAGTAGGCCACGGAGGAACAGCCGCCGACCCTTACATCGAAGGAGCAGAGCGCCGCTTCAAAAGCGCCGCCTCCGCAACGGCTTGGATGAGCATGCTAAGAAAAGCGGGCTTCCGAACAATCTCAATCAGCCCCTTTGCCGAACGCCACTCAGCTTGGTGGTTTTATACAGGCTTTTGTGAAATGATTAACACAGGCAAATCAGGCTTGGAGAGAGCCGATGAAATAACGCCGTTCGCATTGGATTGGATTAAGAGGAACGGAACAAAAGACAACTGGTTCCTCCAAATCAATTTCTGGGACCCACACACGCCGTACAGAACCCCACTGAACTACGGCAACCCTTTTGAAAACGAATCGCCACCCTCGTGGATGACCGAGGAGATTATACAAACACACCGCGCAAGCTATGGACCCCACAGCGCCTGCGAGCCAATTCACTTCGACGAGCCGCGAGACTACCCATTCCCGCGTGTGCCAACTTCCATACGCTCCCTTTCCGATTGGAAGCGCTGGATAGATGGCTACGACGTCGGCATAAAATATATGGACGACCATATAGGCCAAATCCTCGACTGTCTATCACACTTGGGAGTGCTTGACGAAACAATAGTAATCGTTAGCTCCGACCACGGAGAAAGTCTAGGAGAGTTGAACGTCTATGGCGATCATCAAACCGCTGATTTAACAACGTGCAGAATCCCGATGATTATCAAGTGGCCTGGCATGAAAGAAGGAGTTGTCGATCGCGAACTTCACTACAACCTAGACTTGCCGTCCACAATGATGGAAATACTTTCCGAGGACCCACCACCCATCTGGGATGGCCAAAGCTATGCGTCCACCCTCAAAACCGGAGCGCCCGCAGGCCGTCCATACCTCGTGTTAAGCCAATGCGCCTGGAGCTGCCAGCGCGCAGTAAGGTTCGGCCCATGGCTAATGATTCGCACATATCACGACGGAATGAAGAACTTTCCGCCAAGAATGTTGTTTAACGTTGAAAACGACCCGCACGAACTGCACAACTTGGCAGATAGGCGCCCCGAAATCGTAAACGAGGCACAAAAAATCTTAGACGAATGGCATGCGGAAATGATGACCTCGGCAACTCATCCCGTAGACCCTCTTTGGACTGTTATGAAAGAAGGCGGACCGTTCCACACGAGAGGAGAGCTTTCAAACTACTGTCGAAGACTTCGCGAGACCGGGAGGGAAATGCACGCGGAAAAGCTAGAAAAGCAGTATGGAAGCCAATAG
- a CDS encoding sugar phosphate isomerase/epimerase family protein — MIKSISYWAFPGGLEASKPVVQACKEAKVAGFDAIELAFSVTGEISLDSKLDDLRQLKEAIADTGIEIASLACALGFQWPFTSDDTSIRAKAVEIHKKAIAAANALGTDALLVVPGAVDVPWDPSIPVVKYGDAYKRASEEIGKLIGDAEAAGVTICVENVWNKFLLSPMEMANFVDQFRNPWVAVYFDVGNCVYIGYPQDWILILGKRIRRVHLKDFRRSVGTAAGFVDLLSGDVDWPAVIKALKEVGYNGPLTAEMIPPYAHYPEVLIENTSRAMDAILRR; from the coding sequence ATGATTAAGAGCATAAGTTACTGGGCGTTTCCGGGCGGCTTAGAGGCATCAAAACCTGTTGTTCAAGCGTGCAAAGAGGCAAAAGTCGCTGGGTTTGATGCTATAGAACTAGCTTTCTCAGTAACCGGCGAAATTTCACTCGATTCGAAATTGGATGACCTTAGGCAATTAAAAGAGGCAATCGCAGATACTGGAATTGAGATTGCCAGTCTCGCCTGTGCACTTGGTTTCCAATGGCCTTTCACGTCGGATGATACTTCCATTCGGGCTAAAGCGGTTGAGATTCATAAAAAAGCGATTGCTGCTGCCAATGCTCTTGGGACGGATGCTTTGCTTGTCGTTCCTGGTGCGGTTGATGTTCCTTGGGACCCTTCCATACCTGTTGTCAAATATGGAGATGCGTACAAACGTGCCTCAGAGGAGATAGGCAAGCTCATTGGCGATGCTGAAGCGGCAGGCGTGACTATCTGTGTCGAAAATGTATGGAATAAGTTCTTGCTTAGTCCGATGGAAATGGCAAACTTTGTGGACCAGTTCAGAAATCCCTGGGTAGCTGTCTATTTTGACGTTGGCAACTGTGTTTATATCGGCTACCCTCAAGATTGGATTCTTATCCTCGGGAAGCGAATTAGACGCGTGCATCTTAAAGATTTCCGAAGAAGCGTAGGAACAGCTGCTGGGTTTGTAGACCTTCTTTCCGGTGATGTGGATTGGCCAGCGGTAATTAAGGCGCTGAAAGAAGTTGGATATAATGGACCGCTTACGGCTGAGATGATTCCTCCGTATGCACACTACCCAGAAGTTCTTATCGAAAATACATCGCGTGCAATGGATGCCATTTTGAGACGCTAG
- a CDS encoding alpha-L-fucosidase: MSCSVPSYLTGYEDLYRKNPREAAIQWFRDAKYGLFLHYGLYSILGRHEWVQYFEKIPVREYEKLIERFTAERFDAEYIASFAVDCGMKYVNITTRHHESFCLWDTKQTWFNSMNSPAHRDLIAELAEACRKARLGLFFYYSHGRDWRHPHAPNNDLWKGAPRPQYDPPEPTYAYGEQHNLQIYIDFVAAQITELLTNYGPIAGIWLDGVGVPLSYNREAFRCQELYDMIHRLQPQALVAYKQGLLGTEDFLAPEYKPVESTKPVEICDTMMPDKAWGYTASLEGKHKTADEVWELIRNARKHGCNLLLNTAPLPDGSIDPYDDMVLRKVGERLRREGFPGEQ; the protein is encoded by the coding sequence ATGTCTTGCAGTGTGCCATCCTACCTAACAGGATACGAAGACCTTTACCGAAAAAACCCCAGGGAGGCGGCAATCCAGTGGTTTAGGGATGCAAAATATGGCTTATTCCTCCACTACGGATTGTACTCAATTCTCGGGCGGCACGAGTGGGTTCAATATTTTGAGAAGATTCCTGTCAGAGAATACGAGAAGCTGATTGAACGGTTCACGGCCGAGAGATTCGATGCGGAATATATAGCATCGTTCGCCGTAGATTGCGGGATGAAATACGTTAATATAACAACGCGGCATCATGAGTCATTTTGTCTTTGGGATACCAAGCAAACGTGGTTCAACAGCATGAATTCTCCGGCGCACCGTGATTTAATAGCGGAGTTAGCCGAAGCATGCAGGAAGGCAAGGCTGGGATTGTTTTTCTACTATTCACATGGCCGCGACTGGAGGCATCCACACGCGCCCAACAACGATCTATGGAAAGGAGCCCCAAGACCGCAGTATGATCCCCCTGAGCCAACATACGCCTACGGCGAACAACACAACTTGCAGATTTACATAGACTTTGTGGCGGCACAGATAACCGAGTTGTTAACGAATTACGGGCCGATTGCCGGCATATGGCTTGATGGCGTAGGCGTTCCATTATCTTACAACCGCGAAGCGTTCCGCTGTCAGGAGCTGTACGACATGATACACCGCCTACAACCGCAGGCGCTCGTGGCATACAAACAAGGTCTCCTTGGGACGGAAGACTTTCTCGCGCCTGAGTACAAGCCGGTAGAAAGCACGAAACCCGTAGAGATATGCGACACAATGATGCCCGACAAGGCTTGGGGTTATACAGCATCGCTTGAAGGAAAACACAAGACTGCGGACGAAGTTTGGGAGCTAATCCGAAACGCTAGAAAGCATGGATGCAACCTCCTCCTCAACACCGCTCCCTTGCCAGACGGGAGCATTGACCCTTATGACGATATGGTTCTTCGTAAGGTTGGGGAGCGCCTGCGCAGGGAAGGCTTTCCTGGCGAGCAGTGA
- a CDS encoding Gfo/Idh/MocA family oxidoreductase, translating to MVKIGLIGYGFMGKMHAECYKASGKAEVVAVADIEEDRRAEASSKLNCKAFESIDELLQGSDVDAIDVCTPTYMHEEHVLKALNAGKDVFCEKPLSLSMGSCERMVSAAEAAGSKLMIGHVVRFWPECQVLKSIIDSSRLGRPLWATAQRLSAPATWAWQGWLADPVRSGGAILDLHIHDLDFLAWILGRPKQVVAYGIKTARGAYDTALTMLIGHENGMSSQAVGCLAMPEGFPFTSQIRVVCEKGVIFFDATASPSLILQPEGEPAEYPEVPQPTAGSADAGGNVSSLGGYYNEIVYFLDCIEKGLMPQIITPEEAAYAVRLCLAARQSAETGQAVSV from the coding sequence ATGGTAAAAATAGGTCTAATAGGCTATGGGTTTATGGGCAAAATGCACGCTGAATGCTATAAGGCTAGCGGAAAGGCTGAGGTAGTTGCTGTTGCTGACATTGAAGAAGATCGCCGTGCTGAAGCTTCAAGCAAGCTTAATTGTAAAGCATTTGAAAGTATTGATGAACTTCTTCAGGGGTCGGATGTAGATGCAATTGATGTATGTACACCCACATATATGCATGAAGAACATGTTCTAAAAGCGCTAAATGCTGGAAAAGACGTTTTTTGCGAGAAGCCGCTTTCCTTGAGTATGGGTTCTTGTGAAAGAATGGTATCTGCAGCGGAAGCGGCCGGAAGTAAATTAATGATAGGTCATGTAGTAAGATTTTGGCCAGAGTGTCAAGTGCTAAAGTCAATAATTGATTCTAGCAGGTTAGGGAGGCCTTTATGGGCTACAGCTCAAAGGTTGAGTGCTCCAGCTACTTGGGCATGGCAGGGATGGCTTGCCGATCCAGTTAGAAGCGGTGGTGCAATACTCGATCTTCACATTCATGACCTTGACTTCCTTGCTTGGATTCTTGGAAGGCCAAAACAGGTTGTTGCATATGGAATAAAAACTGCTAGAGGCGCCTATGATACGGCGCTTACCATGCTAATAGGCCACGAAAATGGTATGTCTAGCCAAGCAGTTGGGTGTTTGGCAATGCCAGAAGGGTTTCCATTTACTAGCCAGATAAGGGTTGTTTGTGAGAAAGGTGTCATTTTCTTCGATGCAACTGCTTCTCCATCGCTAATTCTTCAGCCTGAAGGTGAGCCTGCGGAGTATCCTGAGGTACCTCAACCAACCGCAGGGTCGGCTGACGCAGGCGGCAACGTTTCCTCACTCGGAGGATACTATAACGAAATTGTGTACTTCCTTGATTGCATCGAGAAAGGTCTAATGCCACAGATAATTACACCAGAAGAAGCAGCTTATGCTGTACGCCTTTGTCTTGCTGCGCGGCAATCAGCAGAGACTGGGCAAGCAGTTAGCGTATAG
- a CDS encoding VCBS repeat-containing protein produces the protein MRRLEWEKIKIDDGAYESACAFDVNNDGKLDIVCGGFWYEAPNWTKHKIRDVMSAGEYFDDFSTIPMDVNGDGFMDFITGGWWGKTLSWIENPKGQTVEWKKHDIAEVGSIETTRAWDVDGDGQPEIVPNTPGNPLRVFKLENGIFKEYVISKEPQGHGLGFGDLLGNGKGCFITPNGWLEPMGDPLTGEYVFHQEFQLGSASVPIIVADVNRDGTNELIVGQAHGYGLDYYTQKIENGKRIWTKHPIDPWFSQYHEMQWVDIDGDGECELVTGNRFRAHCGNEAGETDIVGIWYFKWNGESFTKCVIDYGKKGDHSGTGIFMWIGDIDGDGRLDIVAPGKEGLFLFRNLGPETAGSQK, from the coding sequence GTGAGACGCCTTGAATGGGAAAAGATTAAAATTGACGATGGAGCTTATGAATCTGCTTGCGCGTTCGATGTAAACAATGACGGCAAGCTCGACATTGTATGTGGCGGCTTCTGGTATGAGGCGCCGAATTGGACAAAACATAAGATTCGCGATGTCATGTCCGCTGGTGAGTATTTCGATGATTTTTCGACCATTCCAATGGATGTGAATGGCGATGGGTTCATGGATTTCATCACCGGCGGATGGTGGGGCAAAACCCTCTCATGGATTGAAAATCCCAAGGGACAGACAGTTGAATGGAAAAAACACGACATAGCAGAAGTTGGCTCAATTGAAACTACGCGCGCCTGGGATGTTGATGGCGATGGACAACCTGAAATTGTGCCAAATACTCCTGGCAATCCTCTGAGGGTTTTCAAGCTGGAAAATGGCATATTCAAAGAATATGTTATAAGCAAGGAACCACAAGGGCATGGCTTGGGATTTGGAGACCTACTTGGCAATGGAAAAGGCTGCTTCATTACCCCAAATGGATGGCTTGAACCCATGGGTGACCCCCTCACCGGCGAATATGTTTTCCATCAGGAGTTCCAGCTTGGCAGCGCTAGTGTACCAATTATTGTAGCAGATGTTAACAGGGACGGCACGAATGAGTTGATTGTTGGTCAAGCACACGGTTATGGGCTCGATTACTACACACAAAAGATTGAAAATGGCAAACGTATATGGACCAAGCATCCCATTGACCCATGGTTCTCGCAGTATCACGAGATGCAATGGGTGGATATTGACGGTGATGGAGAATGCGAACTTGTAACTGGCAACCGTTTCCGCGCTCATTGCGGCAATGAGGCAGGTGAGACGGATATTGTCGGCATTTGGTACTTCAAATGGAATGGAGAATCGTTCACAAAATGCGTGATTGACTATGGAAAAAAAGGCGACCATTCTGGCACTGGCATCTTTATGTGGATAGGTGATATTGATGGCGATGGCAGACTCGACATAGTCGCACCCGGAAAAGAAGGATTGTTCCTCTTCAGAAACCTAGGGCCAGAAACTGCAGGAAGTCAAAAATGA
- the melA gene encoding alpha-galactosidase, whose product MPKIAMIGAGSVIFTKTLMNDIMATPSLQESEFALMSPTETKLRKMEAFAKDVIRENNLPTKVWATTDRRKALDGADYVVITIQIGGMDAFQADYEIPLKYGVDQCIGDSLGPGGIFRALRTIPVLIDIANDMKELCPNALMLNYANPMAANCWALGTVPGLNFVGLCHGVQTTMDLIAGYVGIPKERIDFLAAGINHMAWFLKLEVDGKDIYPILREKFEKPEYYINEKVRGEVFRHFGYFMTESTGHLSEYVPWFRKNKKALELYCDQPDFGGASGAYYKYGRMLEEKFRTTDPLSIESKKLEPRSAEYCSYIIEAKETGNIFRLNGNVRNDGYITNLPNGCCVEVPIYVDKMGLHPTVVGELPPQLAALNLTNIIVQGLTVQAALKGDPELAAQAVALDPLTSAVCTLHEAREMTREMFAAEAKWLPQFAGKELKPLPIIEIPPDIVPADVPLDPALAIANRFGKLASA is encoded by the coding sequence ATGCCAAAAATTGCAATGATTGGCGCGGGAAGCGTCATTTTCACAAAAACACTCATGAACGACATAATGGCAACGCCCTCACTTCAAGAAAGTGAGTTTGCGTTGATGAGTCCAACAGAGACCAAACTTCGCAAGATGGAGGCCTTTGCAAAGGATGTAATTCGAGAAAACAACCTTCCAACTAAAGTTTGGGCAACCACCGACCGAAGGAAAGCCTTGGATGGAGCCGACTATGTTGTCATTACAATCCAAATCGGCGGCATGGATGCCTTCCAAGCTGATTATGAGATTCCACTGAAATACGGAGTAGACCAATGTATCGGAGATTCACTTGGGCCAGGTGGTATTTTCCGAGCCCTAAGAACCATACCAGTGCTAATAGACATTGCCAATGATATGAAGGAACTTTGTCCCAATGCCCTCATGCTTAATTATGCTAACCCAATGGCAGCTAATTGCTGGGCTCTCGGTACTGTTCCCGGATTAAATTTCGTCGGCCTCTGCCATGGCGTCCAAACAACCATGGATCTAATTGCCGGATATGTTGGAATACCAAAGGAACGCATTGACTTCCTAGCCGCTGGAATTAATCATATGGCGTGGTTCCTCAAACTCGAAGTAGACGGCAAAGACATTTATCCAATCTTAAGAGAAAAATTCGAGAAGCCTGAATATTACATAAATGAAAAGGTTCGCGGCGAGGTATTCAGACATTTCGGATATTTTATGACGGAAAGCACAGGGCATCTTTCAGAATACGTACCATGGTTCCGCAAGAACAAAAAAGCGCTCGAACTTTACTGTGACCAGCCCGACTTTGGCGGCGCTTCTGGAGCATATTACAAATACGGACGTATGCTGGAAGAAAAATTCCGTACAACCGATCCACTCAGCATTGAAAGCAAAAAACTTGAGCCGCGAAGCGCAGAATACTGCTCGTACATAATTGAAGCAAAAGAAACGGGAAATATCTTCCGATTAAATGGAAATGTGAGAAATGATGGATATATAACCAATCTACCCAACGGATGCTGTGTTGAGGTACCAATCTACGTTGACAAAATGGGTTTGCATCCAACAGTTGTAGGAGAGCTTCCGCCACAGTTGGCGGCCCTGAATCTCACTAACATAATAGTGCAAGGCTTGACAGTTCAAGCGGCGCTTAAAGGTGACCCAGAGCTTGCGGCGCAGGCAGTGGCATTAGACCCACTCACCTCAGCCGTTTGCACTCTTCACGAAGCCCGCGAGATGACGCGTGAGATGTTTGCGGCAGAGGCAAAATGGTTGCCTCAGTTCGCTGGGAAGGAGCTTAAGCCGCTTCCAATAATTGAAATACCGCCCGATATTGTTCCGGCAGATGTCCCGCTAGACCCAGCATTGGCGATAGCAAATAGGTTTGGCAAGCTAGCGAGTGCATAA
- a CDS encoding sodium/solute symporter (Members of the Solute:Sodium Symporter (SSS), TC 2.A.21 as described in tcdb.org, catalyze solute:Na+ symport. Known solutes for members of the family include sugars, amino acids, nucleosides, inositols, vitamins, urea or anions, depending on the system.), with protein MSKSLSYWDALVVAIYMLWMLGIGIYYSTRQTDTNEYFLGRRSMNWFIVGISTMATLISTITYLTMPGEVIANGFGVLWSQLSVWISFFFIGYLVIPKIMEHKITSGYQLLEKQFGMGIRQAAAVLFILTRITWTGLVVYTCSRAVSQMTRWPLESVILAVGIITISYTTMGGIRAVIITDVTQAFILFGGALAVVAFAIYSSGSLTGWWPNFHDPVIAGGLSWPNVKLFSFDLTERITVLGIIFMYIVWWICTASSDQLAIQRYLSTRDARMARRSFLTNAFANTMVASVLAFCGAALVGYFIHNPSTIPAANELLLNAKPGVLDEVVHKMAMMGEVKGKLYLLKRGADDVFPWFIAHVLPTGLSGVLIAALFSAAMSSVSSGVNSITTVIMVDFARIFSRSNDERQRVRKAKLIGIIVGAIAILVSFVQHFIKGNFMEVAQKINGCFIAPMAALFIMAFFIKRINRQGAWAAIFSGFVIGAVVSYYGEISKALTGNEVKVSFMFILPFSLVGAIVIAYLVSLLFPAPFVSNEQESTN; from the coding sequence ATGAGTAAGAGCCTGAGCTATTGGGATGCACTGGTTGTCGCAATTTACATGCTGTGGATGCTGGGCATCGGGATATATTATTCCACGCGGCAGACCGACACAAATGAATACTTCCTTGGCCGTCGGAGCATGAATTGGTTTATTGTGGGCATTTCCACAATGGCCACGCTTATTAGTACTATTACTTATTTGACCATGCCAGGCGAAGTAATTGCCAATGGCTTTGGCGTTTTGTGGTCTCAACTTTCAGTTTGGATCTCCTTTTTCTTCATTGGGTATCTTGTTATTCCAAAGATAATGGAGCATAAGATAACCTCAGGGTATCAGCTTCTCGAGAAACAATTTGGGATGGGTATACGTCAAGCCGCAGCGGTTTTGTTCATTCTTACTCGCATTACGTGGACAGGCCTTGTTGTTTATACTTGCAGTCGTGCTGTTTCCCAGATGACTAGATGGCCGCTCGAAAGCGTTATTCTTGCTGTGGGTATAATTACAATTTCTTACACGACGATGGGTGGAATACGCGCTGTTATCATTACCGATGTAACTCAAGCGTTCATTCTTTTTGGTGGTGCACTGGCGGTTGTGGCTTTTGCTATATACAGTTCAGGAAGTCTAACCGGTTGGTGGCCAAACTTTCATGACCCTGTAATTGCAGGCGGCCTATCATGGCCAAACGTAAAGTTGTTTTCCTTTGACCTGACAGAGCGAATTACCGTTTTAGGGATTATTTTCATGTATATCGTTTGGTGGATTTGCACAGCTAGCTCAGACCAACTTGCAATTCAACGTTACCTAAGCACTAGGGATGCCCGGATGGCAAGAAGAAGTTTTCTCACAAATGCTTTTGCAAATACCATGGTGGCTAGCGTCCTGGCTTTTTGTGGAGCAGCTTTAGTGGGCTACTTTATCCATAATCCTAGCACCATACCTGCTGCTAATGAACTTTTGTTGAATGCGAAGCCGGGTGTGCTCGACGAAGTTGTTCATAAGATGGCGATGATGGGAGAAGTTAAAGGTAAGCTCTATCTGCTTAAACGCGGTGCTGATGATGTCTTCCCTTGGTTTATAGCGCATGTGCTTCCAACAGGCCTTTCGGGAGTTTTGATTGCCGCACTTTTCTCGGCTGCGATGTCAAGCGTATCATCTGGCGTCAACTCAATTACGACCGTGATAATGGTTGATTTTGCAAGAATCTTTTCTCGCTCAAACGACGAGCGCCAACGGGTGAGAAAGGCAAAGTTAATAGGAATCATTGTGGGAGCAATTGCTATCTTAGTTAGTTTTGTGCAGCATTTTATAAAAGGGAATTTCATGGAGGTTGCACAAAAAATAAATGGTTGCTTCATCGCTCCAATGGCAGCTCTATTTATCATGGCGTTTTTTATTAAAAGAATAAACCGTCAGGGAGCGTGGGCGGCCATCTTTTCAGGATTTGTAATAGGCGCTGTTGTCTCGTACTATGGAGAAATTTCTAAGGCTTTGACCGGTAACGAAGTCAAGGTATCTTTTATGTTTATCTTACCCTTCTCGCTAGTTGGGGCAATTGTGATTGCCTATCTTGTTAGCCTTTTATTCCCAGCACCATTTGTAAGTAATGAACAGGAAAGCACAAATTAG
- a CDS encoding Gfo/Idh/MocA family oxidoreductase yields the protein MAKRILIVGAGSIGLKQLRAFSTQNPKPHLTVIDPREEAKARARAEFDVEISNDDWDSIDIKQFDGVVICSPAPTHVPYSIRCLTEGVPVLSEKPLSHTYAGVEELLKLAEKPGAPPSGVAYVRRYHPAHERARELVKSGALGKVLIARINGGQPFTTYRPDYREIYYARRDQGGGCLLDCATHFLDLVQWYMGPIEEMCGYVKHLALEGVEVEDTVALSCKFKENDALGTVHINQFQPVNENMLDFAGAEGFLRVVEPEFTCKIFRKNWEDLQVEQADYADALRRQATAFLAAIDGGAPMRTSFAEAAHTLQLCLNLMAKLDIA from the coding sequence TTGGCGAAGCGCATACTGATTGTCGGAGCAGGTAGCATTGGCTTGAAGCAATTGCGGGCTTTCAGTACCCAAAACCCCAAACCACATTTAACGGTTATTGACCCTCGAGAGGAGGCAAAGGCCCGGGCACGCGCTGAGTTTGATGTAGAAATTTCCAATGATGATTGGGATTCGATTGACATTAAACAGTTCGACGGCGTGGTAATATGTTCACCTGCACCTACGCACGTCCCTTATTCGATTCGTTGTTTGACTGAAGGAGTGCCGGTGCTTTCCGAAAAGCCTCTTTCTCATACTTATGCTGGCGTTGAGGAACTTCTTAAGCTCGCAGAAAAACCGGGAGCGCCCCCATCGGGTGTAGCTTACGTTCGCAGGTACCATCCGGCTCATGAGAGGGCACGTGAGCTGGTAAAGTCTGGTGCGCTTGGAAAAGTTCTTATCGCTCGCATCAACGGTGGTCAGCCTTTCACAACATACAGGCCCGACTACCGAGAGATATACTATGCGCGGCGTGACCAAGGGGGAGGCTGTCTGCTAGACTGCGCAACCCATTTTCTCGATCTTGTCCAATGGTATATGGGACCAATTGAAGAAATGTGTGGGTATGTCAAACATCTGGCGCTTGAGGGAGTGGAGGTTGAAGATACAGTAGCTCTTTCTTGTAAGTTTAAGGAAAACGACGCTCTGGGAACGGTGCATATCAACCAATTCCAGCCAGTTAATGAGAATATGCTTGATTTTGCAGGCGCAGAGGGATTTTTGCGTGTAGTTGAGCCGGAATTCACGTGCAAAATTTTTCGCAAAAACTGGGAAGATTTGCAAGTCGAGCAAGCTGACTATGCGGATGCGCTCAGAAGACAGGCAACGGCGTTTCTGGCGGCAATTGACGGTGGTGCGCCAATGCGAACTAGCTTTGCTGAGGCGGCGCACACCTTGCAGCTTTGTCTTAACCTAATGGCAAAGCTTGATATAGCATAA